The Armatimonadota bacterium genome includes a region encoding these proteins:
- a CDS encoding ABC transporter permease: MGLAKVGARFPQAGLVGVILAVTVAVTALAGSHVDRMTGRTVNGFLNAGTVFQTLTDTSFFAVLAVGIGLVIVTGGIDLSVGSTYALSGVWTAMALRTLGAPGWPPGAAVAAALVLCLAIGLVCGLVNGVLVTNLGVHPFVVTLGTMWIYRGLAFTTSKAESVLMPDAVVGAVKSSLWLRKDLHPVPLLVMVATVVIVGVYLSRTVAGRDLYATGGNREAAGLSGIRVPRVIVGAHALCGLCAGLAAFLGASYYGSASCSDGQGYELYAIAAAVVGGVSLLGGRGTAFGAALGALLIMLFRQGVVTLHWDSKYEWVIIGSAVILAVSVERLTGRREKERL; the protein is encoded by the coding sequence ATGGGTCTCGCGAAGGTCGGCGCGCGCTTTCCCCAGGCCGGGCTCGTCGGCGTCATCCTCGCCGTCACGGTCGCGGTGACGGCCCTGGCCGGCTCCCACGTCGACCGGATGACCGGGCGCACGGTCAACGGTTTCCTTAACGCGGGGACGGTCTTCCAGACCCTGACCGACACGAGCTTCTTCGCCGTCCTGGCCGTAGGGATCGGCCTTGTCATCGTCACGGGCGGGATCGACCTGAGCGTCGGCTCCACCTATGCGCTCAGCGGGGTCTGGACGGCGATGGCCCTCCGCACGCTGGGCGCGCCGGGCTGGCCTCCTGGGGCGGCGGTCGCCGCCGCTTTGGTCCTTTGCCTCGCGATCGGACTCGTGTGCGGCCTGGTCAACGGCGTCCTCGTCACCAACCTCGGAGTCCATCCGTTCGTCGTGACCCTCGGCACGATGTGGATCTATCGCGGGCTGGCGTTCACGACCAGCAAGGCGGAGAGCGTCCTGATGCCGGACGCGGTCGTCGGTGCCGTCAAGTCCAGTCTCTGGCTCCGGAAGGACCTGCACCCGGTCCCGCTGCTCGTCATGGTCGCGACGGTCGTCATCGTCGGCGTCTACCTCTCACGGACCGTCGCCGGGCGCGACCTCTATGCGACGGGGGGCAACCGAGAAGCCGCCGGACTCTCCGGAATCCGCGTTCCGCGCGTCATTGTCGGGGCGCACGCGCTGTGCGGGCTCTGCGCCGGGCTGGCCGCCTTCCTCGGTGCGTCGTACTACGGTTCGGCGTCTTGTTCGGACGGTCAAGGTTACGAGCTCTATGCGATCGCGGCGGCGGTCGTCGGCGGGGTCAGCCTGCTCGGTGGCCGGGGGACGGCGTTCGGCGCCGCTCTCGGCGCGCTCTTGATCATGCTGTTCCGGCAGGGCGTCGTCACGCTCCATTGGGACTCGAAGTACGAGTGGGTGATCATCGGGTCGGCGGTCATCCTCGCTGTGAGCGTCGAGCGGTTGACGGGCAGGCGGGAAAAGGAACGGCTCTAA
- a CDS encoding M20/M25/M40 family metallo-hydrolase, with the protein MTSRRALLVVVAGLSLPVWAQYPGAAPVPSPWKTGFESIQERDARSILGFLAGPDFLGRNALTADFQLAAGACAQMFREMGALPAGENGSYFQRLTLETTTAVPEQTGLSSADGKWSVPYGVDFQTGAFDSGSRRFRLAFVSGPASGGASGLDWAQVRGAMIVLSPTASRNPEIRDKTANAVLGLGALGVLTPRAGRADARNSAQHVPGAEDPRRGPLPGFLLSPKSAAELAQRSGAKGYLQEEQGSAAIELSEELEVKVAVTKTGQDTVNVVAKVPGSDPKLKGECVLVGAHLDHMGVSSDGVRYGADDNASGSTAALLLTRALLKNPVKPKRTVVVALWSMEERGTWGSLNYSEKPHMPIKDTVAYVNMDMVGRNENSGPDIPEFNTRAVYPGIVNLNSPDFERILVDANRYVGLDLRQDKEDRTERSDTRNFVFRGVPTVKVFTGEHEDYHRTGDTPDKVNYAKALNVTKWIYLTVQRLASDAARPKFERHPFVAPKDVRVSGYATLAEGSFPAGSVLRVTVEDTARADAKATVLAKSEHPAVGNRVPFQALVPRSSLTAETRAVVRLQVFDKGQLVATTDTADSLPPAGWPRAKTIALKRVP; encoded by the coding sequence ATGACTTCGCGCCGTGCCCTCCTTGTCGTCGTCGCGGGCTTGAGCCTGCCCGTTTGGGCCCAATATCCGGGGGCGGCGCCTGTCCCCTCCCCGTGGAAGACCGGGTTCGAGTCGATCCAGGAGCGCGACGCCCGCTCCATCCTAGGCTTCTTGGCCGGACCGGACTTTCTCGGTCGGAACGCCCTGACGGCCGACTTCCAGTTGGCGGCGGGGGCGTGCGCGCAGATGTTCCGCGAGATGGGCGCTTTGCCTGCAGGCGAGAACGGTTCGTATTTCCAGCGGTTGACGCTCGAAACGACGACGGCGGTGCCCGAACAGACCGGGCTGTCCAGTGCGGACGGAAAGTGGAGCGTCCCTTATGGCGTCGACTTCCAGACCGGAGCGTTCGATTCCGGGTCCCGCCGTTTCCGGCTGGCCTTTGTCAGCGGTCCGGCCTCGGGAGGGGCGTCCGGACTGGATTGGGCTCAAGTGCGCGGCGCGATGATCGTCCTGTCGCCGACCGCGTCCCGGAACCCTGAGATCCGGGACAAGACGGCGAACGCCGTGCTCGGACTCGGAGCGTTGGGGGTCCTGACCCCTCGTGCCGGACGGGCCGACGCCAGGAACTCGGCCCAACACGTGCCCGGCGCGGAAGACCCGCGGCGCGGACCGCTCCCCGGCTTCCTGCTGTCGCCCAAATCGGCGGCCGAGCTGGCCCAACGGTCCGGTGCGAAGGGCTACCTCCAAGAGGAGCAAGGTTCGGCGGCCATCGAGCTCTCGGAAGAACTCGAAGTCAAGGTCGCGGTCACCAAGACAGGACAAGACACGGTGAACGTCGTCGCGAAAGTGCCCGGTTCGGATCCGAAATTAAAGGGCGAATGCGTCCTGGTGGGTGCCCACCTCGACCACATGGGCGTGAGCAGCGACGGCGTCCGTTATGGGGCCGACGACAACGCGTCCGGATCGACGGCCGCCCTCCTCCTCACGCGCGCCTTGTTGAAGAACCCGGTCAAGCCGAAGCGCACCGTCGTGGTCGCGCTGTGGTCGATGGAGGAGCGCGGGACGTGGGGTTCGCTGAACTACTCCGAGAAGCCGCACATGCCCATCAAGGACACGGTCGCCTACGTGAACATGGACATGGTCGGACGGAACGAGAACTCGGGGCCTGACATCCCGGAATTCAACACGCGGGCGGTCTACCCCGGGATCGTCAACCTGAACTCTCCGGACTTCGAACGGATCCTGGTCGACGCGAACCGGTACGTCGGACTCGACCTGCGCCAAGACAAGGAAGACCGCACGGAACGCAGCGACACGCGCAACTTCGTTTTCCGCGGCGTCCCGACGGTCAAAGTCTTCACGGGCGAGCACGAGGACTACCACCGGACGGGCGACACGCCCGACAAAGTGAACTACGCCAAGGCCCTTAACGTGACGAAATGGATCTACCTGACCGTCCAGCGGCTCGCTTCCGATGCGGCGCGGCCGAAGTTCGAGCGGCACCCGTTCGTGGCGCCCAAGGACGTCCGCGTCTCCGGTTACGCGACGTTGGCGGAGGGGTCGTTCCCGGCCGGCTCGGTGCTGCGCGTGACGGTCGAGGACACGGCGAGGGCGGACGCGAAGGCCACGGTCCTTGCCAAGTCCGAACATCCGGCGGTGGGGAACCGGGTGCCGTTCCAGGCGCTCGTGCCTCGAAGTTCGCTGACGGCGGAGACCAGGGCCGTCGTACGGCTGCAAGTGTTCGACAAAGGCCAACTCGTGGCGACCACGGACACGGCGGACTCCTTGCCGCCAGCCGGCTGGCCACGGGCGAAGACGATCGCTTTGAAGCGCGTCCCTTAA
- a CDS encoding nuclear transport factor 2 family protein, giving the protein MRTIVKVAAFVLAATLPFTAHAQDAEGIAKRVYAKFARLMERGDVTGMSALLAPDYYAVGLDGKTVTKADTVAMMKQMCPTFRDVDAKFIVTEAYRSGNEITAWVTMDVKAKVKTDGKWQPRAMKMRFVETMALRDGKWLFVQTHSLDE; this is encoded by the coding sequence ATGAGAACGATCGTGAAAGTGGCCGCCTTCGTGCTGGCCGCAACGTTGCCATTCACCGCACACGCCCAGGACGCGGAGGGCATCGCGAAAAGGGTCTACGCCAAGTTCGCAAGGCTCATGGAGCGAGGCGACGTGACTGGCATGTCAGCCCTATTGGCGCCGGACTACTACGCCGTGGGGCTTGATGGCAAGACCGTCACGAAGGCCGACACCGTCGCGATGATGAAGCAGATGTGTCCGACCTTCCGCGACGTCGACGCCAAGTTCATCGTCACGGAGGCTTACCGATCCGGGAACGAGATTACGGCCTGGGTGACCATGGACGTGAAGGCCAAGGTCAAAACGGACGGGAAGTGGCAGCCGAGGGCGATGAAGATGAGGTTCGTCGAGACGATGGCCTTGCGCGACGGCAAGTGGCTGTTCGTGCAGACCCACTCGCTCGACGAATGA
- a CDS encoding deoxyguanosinetriphosphate triphosphohydrolase: protein MEDGVRKAIERREDESLSRYAQRSAAGAGRTKPEEPDPLRTCYMRDRDRILHSKPFRRLKYKTQVFIAPVGDHYRTRLTHTLEVAQVARTIGRALRLNEDLIEAIALGHDTGHTPFGHAGEEALDRALKRSVGDDARFRHYEQSLRVLEVLTGLNLTEEVKSGIGGHSKGRADLSSHDGEPTSTLEAAVVRISDRIAYLNHDLDDALRSGIVRSIPDEFTSIGATHGRRVGAMVADVVEHSLDQPAIALSPRMLSAMNALKEWLYDHVYLRYPTVNPDTLKAQGVVQALFSYYVEDGMLPDGYLGVQGAVDYVSGMTDRFAIGSYERLFVPRGFDETLKTVP from the coding sequence ATGGAAGACGGTGTCCGTAAGGCGATCGAACGGCGCGAAGACGAATCCTTGTCCCGATACGCCCAACGCTCGGCGGCGGGCGCGGGCCGGACAAAGCCCGAAGAGCCGGATCCCTTACGCACCTGCTATATGCGGGACCGCGACCGGATCCTGCACTCCAAACCGTTCCGGCGGCTGAAGTACAAGACGCAGGTCTTCATCGCGCCCGTCGGCGACCATTACCGCACGCGGTTGACGCACACGTTGGAAGTCGCGCAGGTCGCCCGGACGATCGGCCGCGCGCTGCGGCTGAACGAAGACCTGATCGAAGCCATCGCCTTGGGGCACGACACGGGCCACACGCCCTTTGGCCACGCGGGCGAGGAAGCCCTCGACCGTGCGCTGAAACGGTCGGTCGGCGACGACGCCCGCTTCCGTCACTACGAACAAAGCCTCCGCGTCCTCGAAGTGCTCACGGGTCTGAACTTGACGGAAGAGGTCAAGTCCGGGATCGGAGGCCACAGCAAGGGCCGGGCCGACCTCAGCTCCCACGACGGCGAACCGACGAGCACGCTCGAAGCGGCCGTCGTCCGGATTTCGGACCGGATCGCGTACCTCAACCACGACCTCGACGACGCCTTACGCAGCGGGATCGTCCGTTCGATCCCGGACGAGTTCACGTCGATCGGGGCGACGCACGGACGCCGCGTCGGAGCGATGGTCGCGGACGTGGTCGAACACAGCCTCGACCAGCCCGCCATCGCCCTCTCGCCCCGGATGCTGTCGGCGATGAACGCCTTGAAGGAGTGGCTCTACGACCACGTGTACCTTCGCTATCCGACCGTCAATCCCGATACGTTGAAGGCACAGGGGGTGGTCCAGGCCCTGTTCTCGTACTACGTCGAGGACGGGATGTTGCCGGACGGTTACCTCGGCGTGCAAGGCGCGGTCGACTACGTCAGCGGCATGACCGACCGCTTCGCGATCGGCTCGTACGAACGGCTTTTCGTCCCGCGAGGTTTCGACGAGACGCTGAAAACCGTCCCGTGA
- a CDS encoding sigma-70 family RNA polymerase sigma factor, which translates to MAESQVFGQVDAGLLSEDSYWVARCRRGDESAMTALVSKHRQRLVRVATNILRDKHEAEDISQDAFVKSFREIKSLRDDRAFASYIYRICVRLCMDRLRSRRVEPGIVERSTPSEAPGIETRLVVEIVLSKLSPDLRATLVLREMEQLSYEELAEAMHVPLGTVRSRLHTAREKFRAAWLEAMQETA; encoded by the coding sequence ATGGCGGAGTCTCAAGTTTTCGGTCAAGTCGACGCTGGTCTCCTTAGCGAAGACTCTTATTGGGTCGCCCGATGCCGCCGCGGCGACGAAAGCGCGATGACGGCCTTGGTCTCCAAGCACCGACAGCGTTTGGTCCGGGTCGCCACGAACATCCTCCGCGACAAGCACGAAGCCGAGGACATCTCGCAAGACGCCTTCGTCAAGTCCTTCCGCGAGATCAAGAGCCTGCGCGACGACCGCGCCTTCGCCAGCTACATCTATCGCATCTGCGTCCGACTCTGCATGGACCGGCTCCGGTCACGGCGCGTCGAGCCCGGCATCGTCGAGCGGTCGACTCCGTCCGAAGCGCCCGGCATCGAAACCCGCCTCGTGGTCGAGATCGTGCTCTCCAAACTCTCCCCCGACCTCCGCGCCACCCTCGTCCTGCGCGAAATGGAACAGCTCAGCTACGAAGAACTGGCCGAAGCCATGCACGTCCCGCTCGGGACGGTGCGCTCACGGCTCCACACCGCACGCGAAAAGTTCCGCGCCGCCTGGCTGGAGGCGATGCAGGAGACCGCCTGA